In Terriglobales bacterium, the genomic stretch TCGAAGGGCTTCTGCTCGGCGGTGGCCTGCATCTCGACGAACTTCTTGCCGCCGGTCATGACGAAGTTCATGTCCACCTCGGCGCGAGAGTCCTCCTCATAGCTGAGGTCGAGCATGATCTCGCCGTCCACGATGCCCACGCTGGTGGCGGCCACGAAGTCGCGGATGGGAGCGGAGGTCAGGGTGCCGGCTTCCACCAGCTTGCCCAGCGCCAGCCCCAGGGCCACGAAGGCCCCGGTGATGGAGGCGGTGCGGGTGCCGCCGTCGGCCTGGATGACGTCGCAGTCGATCCAGATGGTGCGCTCGCCCAGGTGGGCGAGGTCCACCACGGTGCGCAGGGAGCGGCCGATCAGGCGCTGGATCTCGTGGGTGCGTCCCCCGGTGCGTCCGCGGGCGGCTTCGCGGGGCGTGCGGGTCAGGGTGGAGCGGGGGATCATGCCGTACTCGGCGGTGATCCAGCCCTTGCCCGAGTTGCGCATCCAGGAGGGCACCGCTTCATCCACCGAGGCGGTGCAGATCACCCGCGTGTTGCCGACCTCGATCAGGCACGAGCCCTCGGCGGTGGAGATGAAGTCGGGCTCGATGTTCACCGGCCGCATCTGCTCCAGGGCGCGGTTGTCGGAGCGGTAGACCATGACGGTGGGATTCTAACTGAAGGAGGCAGGAGGCAGGCGGCAGGACGCAGGTTTTTCGCCTGCATCCTGCTTTCTGCTTCCTGCTTCCTGTTACCTAGGCGCCGATATCCACGTGGCGGACGTTGCCGATGGAGTGGCCCATGAACATCTCGCCCTGGCGGCGGAAGCGCTCCACCGAGTCGGTGGCGAAGAAGCGCATGCGCGGCATGGTGCGCTGTTCGGCGGGCTTGATGGTGGGCAGCATGGGCGGCAGCTTGGCCAGCTCCTTGACCGCGGCATAGGCGGTCGATTCGGCCGAGTCCACGATCTCCACCCGCCACGGCGCGACCCCGCGCAGGATCTGCTTGATGAGCGGATAGTGCGTGCAGCCCAACACCAGCGTGTCCGGGCCGGTCTTGGGGTCCTGGAAGAACTCGTCGAGGTAGGTATGGGCCACGGTCTGGGTCACGCTGTGCTCGATCCAGCCTTCCTCGATCAGGGGAACGAACAGCGGGCACGCCTTCTCCAGCGCCATGACGCCGCGGGCGGCGAGCGCGCGCTGGTAGGCATGGCTGCCGATAGTGGCCTCGGTGCCGATGACCAGCGCGGTGCGGTGCAGGCTGGCTGCCGCGGCCCGCTCGGCGCCCGGCTCGATGACGCCCAGCACCGGGATCTTGACCGCCTTCTTGATCGCCTCCAGGGCCAAGGCGCTGGCGGTGTTGCAGGCAATGACCATGAACTCGGCGCCTTGTTGCTGGAGGAAGCTCACGGCCTCGAGCGCAAACCTGGCGACCGTCTCCGGCGACTTGGAGCCGTAGGGCAGGCGGGCAGTGTCGCCGAAGTAGAGGTAGTCGGCGTCGGGCACCAGGCGCACCAGCTCCTTGAGCACGGTCAGCCCGCCCACGCCGGAATCGAAGACACCGATGGTTGGTCGTCTGCTCACTGCATCGCCTTTACCAGATCGTTGACGGCGTTCACATCATAGAACGACATGAGGTCGGCATGACCGGCTAACGTCTCCCTCTCCTTGCCATCCACCAGGATCTTGACCTTGGTGACGCCGGGGACATTGGCGGCGAGGGTCTGGACGAGCGAGGCCACGGTCAGTTCCTCGACGAAGACGCCGGAGCGGTGGGCGTCGGCGAACTCGGCGGTGGTATCGATGACGGCGATGCCGCCGTTC encodes the following:
- the rph gene encoding ribonuclease PH yields the protein MVYRSDNRALEQMRPVNIEPDFISTAEGSCLIEVGNTRVICTASVDEAVPSWMRNSGKGWITAEYGMIPRSTLTRTPREAARGRTGGRTHEIQRLIGRSLRTVVDLAHLGERTIWIDCDVIQADGGTRTASITGAFVALGLALGKLVEAGTLTSAPIRDFVAATSVGIVDGEIMLDLSYEEDSRAEVDMNFVMTGGKKFVEMQATAEQKPF
- the murI gene encoding glutamate racemase, coding for MSRRPTIGVFDSGVGGLTVLKELVRLVPDADYLYFGDTARLPYGSKSPETVARFALEAVSFLQQQGAEFMVIACNTASALALEAIKKAVKIPVLGVIEPGAERAAAASLHRTALVIGTEATIGSHAYQRALAARGVMALEKACPLFVPLIEEGWIEHSVTQTVAHTYLDEFFQDPKTGPDTLVLGCTHYPLIKQILRGVAPWRVEIVDSAESTAYAAVKELAKLPPMLPTIKPAEQRTMPRMRFFATDSVERFRRQGEMFMGHSIGNVRHVDIGA